Proteins encoded by one window of Perca fluviatilis chromosome 13, GENO_Pfluv_1.0, whole genome shotgun sequence:
- the LOC120571814 gene encoding uncharacterized protein LOC120571814: MQNRSEKFGAQLPPFVPASSSQRGVFSKSTTYLAKIAVVLQKAPGKMLNFIQIPVVPDSPHSKRNYWKLDPSQITAKMVRRHFKGILQLFPELASKVETENVSRPSEPCSALHSAEPAACTAVQISCEVKFSSPFSIESLLKRDSPAARAPRASPLSSVRVRVEQQPRSTHRRVGTKRSFSWDSEEPLLLQASAGSSPICPTGGGTHHRLTANAAAQPIRMDVCSDPSFPVYTRASAAPYFTSPHSSYITYPVPAFTHDALRFWL, from the exons ATGCAGAACAGGAGTGAGAAGTTTGGAGCTCAGCTGCCTCCCTTTGTTCCAGCCAGCAGCTCTCAGCGAGGTGTGTTCAGTAAGAGCACCACCTACCTGGCTAAGATCGCTGTCGTCCTCCAAAAAGCTCCAGGCAAGATGCTCAATTTTATTCAG ATTCCAGTGGTCCCAGATTCTCCGCACAGTAAGAGAAACTACTGGAAACTGGATCCCAGTCAGATCACAGCAAAGATGGTGCGTCGTCACTTCAAAGGAATCCTGCAGCTCTTCCCTGAGTTGGCCTCCAAAGTGGAAACGGAGAACGTGAGCAGACCATCCGAGCCCTGCTCAGCTCTCCACTCTGCTGAACCTGCAGCCTGCACAGCTGTTCAGATCAGCTGTGAGGTGAAGTTCAGCAGTCCTTTCTCCATTGAATCCCTCCTGAAGAGAGACAGTCCTGCTGCTCGGGCCCCCAGAGCGTCTCCTCTGTCCAGTGTGCGGGTCAGAGTGGAGCAGCAGCCTCGGTCCACACACAGACGAGTTGGGACAAAGAGGAGCTTCAGCTGGGACTCTGAGGAGCCTCTCCTCCTTCAAGCTTCAGCTGGAAGTTCCCCCATCTGCCCAACAGGGGGCGGCACACACCATAGACTCACTGCTAATGCAGCTGCTCAGCCCATCAGGATGGATGTGTGCTCTGATCCCTCATTCCCTGTCTACACAAGAGCCAGTGCTGCTCCTTATTTCACCAGCCCACACAGCAGTTACATCACTTACCCTGTACCCGCATTTACCCATGATGCTCTCCGTTTCTGGTTGTAA
- the si:rp71-45k5.2 gene encoding forkhead box protein Q1, producing MQNRSEKFGAQLPPFVPASSSQRGVFSKSTTYLAKIAVVLQNAPGKMLTFIQLMDKLAPLICEDRRYVENNIRVCLSNNKCFVKIPVVPDSPHSKRNYWKLDPSQITAKMVRRHFKGILQLFPELASKVETENVSTPSEHCSALHSAEPAACTAVQISCEVKFSSPFSIESLLKRDSPSARAPRASPLSSVRVRVEQQPRSTHRRVGTKRSFSWDSEEPLLLQASAGSSPICPTGGGTHHRLTANAAAQPIRMDVCSDPSFPVYTRASAAPYFTSPHSSYTTYPVPAFTHDAFRFRL from the exons ATGCAGAACAGGAGTGAGAAGTTTGGAGCTCAGCTGCCTCCCTTTGTTCCAGCCAGCAGCTCTCAGCGAGGTGTGTTCAGTAAGAGCACCACCTACCTGGCTAAGATCGCTGTCGTCCTCCAAAATGCTCCAGGCAAGATGCTCACTTTTATTCAG TTGATGGACAAGCTGGCACCACTAATTTGTGAAGACAGAAGATATGTGGAGAACAACATCAGAGTCTGTTTATCAAACAACAAATGTTTTGTCAAg ATTCCAGTGGTCCCAGATTCTCCGCACAGTAAGAGAAACTACTGGAAACTGGATCCCAGTCAGATCACAGCAAAGATGGTGCGTCGTCACTTCAAAGGAATCCTGCAGCTCTTCCCTGAGTTGGCCTCCAAAGTGGAAACTGAGAACGTGAGCACACCATCCGAGCACTGCTCAGCTCTCCACTCTGCTGAACCTGCAGCCTGCACAGCTGTTCAGATCAGCTGTGAGGTGAAGTTCAGCAGTCCTTTCTCCATTGAATCCCTCCTGAAGAGAGACAGTCCCTCTGCTCGGGCCCCCAGAGCGTCTCCTCTGTCCAGTGTGCGGGTCAGAGTGGAGCAGCAGCCTCGGTCCACACACAGACGAGTTGGGACAAAGAGGAGCTTCAGCTGGGACTCTGAGGAGCCTCTCCTCCTTCAAGCTTCAGCTGGAAGTTCCCCCATCTGCCCAACAGGGGGCGGCACACACCATAGACTCACTGCTAATGCAGCTGCTCAGCCCATCAGGATGGATGTGTGCTCTGATCCCTCATTCCCTGTCTACACAAGAGCCAGTGCTGCTCCTTATTTCACCAGCCCACACAGCAGTTACACCACTTACCCTGTACCCGCATTTACCCATGATGCTTTCCGTTTTCGTTTGTGA
- the LOC120570750 gene encoding forkhead box protein Q1-like — protein MQNRSEKFGAQLPPFVPASSSQRGVFSKSTTYLAKIAVVLQNAPGKMLTFIQLMDRLAPFIPEDRKSVENNIRVCLSTNKCFVNIPVVPDSPHSKRNYWKLDPSQITAKMVRRHFKGILQLFPELASKVETENVSRPSEPCSALHSAEPATCTAVQISCEVKFSSPFSIESLLKRDSPAARAPRASPLSSVRVRVEQQPRSTHRRVGTKRSFSWDSEEPLLLQASAGSSPICPTGGGTHHRLTANAAAQPIRMDVCSDPSFPVYTRASAAPYFTSPHSSYITYPVPALTHDAFRFWS, from the exons ATGCAGAACAGGAGTGAGAAGTTTGGAGCTCAGCTGCCTCCCTTTGTTCCAGCCAGCAGCTCTCAGCGAGGTGTGTTCAGTAAGAGCACCACCTACCTGGCTAAGATCGCTGTCGTCCTCCAAAATGCTCCAGGCAAGATGCTCACTTTTATTCAG TTGATGGACAGACTGGCACCATTCATTCCTGAAGACAGAAAATCTGTTGAGAACAACATCAGAGTTTGTTTGTCAACCAACAAATGTTTTGTCAAT ATTCCAGTGGTCCCAGATTCTCCGCACAGTAAGAGAAACTACTGGAAACTGGATCCCAGTCAGATCACAGCAAAGATGGTGCGTCGTCACTTCAAAGGAATCCTGCAGCTCTTCCCTGAGTTGGCCTCCAAAGTGGAAACGGAGAACGTGAGCAGACCATCCGAGCCCTGCTCAGCTCTCCACTCTGCTGAACCTGCAACCTGCACAGCTGTTCAGATCAGCTGTGAGGTGAAGTTCAGCAGTCCTTTCTCCATTGAATCCCTCCTGAAGAGAGACAGTCCTGCTGCTCGGGCCCCCAGAGCGTCTCCTCTGTCCAGTGTGCGGGTCAGAGTGGAGCAGCAGCCTCGGTCCACACACAGACGAGTTGGGACAAAGAGGAGCTTCAGCTGGGACTCTGAGGAGCCTCTCCTCCTTCAAGCTTCAGCTGGAAGTTCCCCCATCTGCCCAACAGGGGGCGGCACACACCATAGACTCACTGCTAATGCAGCTGCTCAGCCCATCAGGATGGATGTGTGCTCTGATCCCTCATTCCCTGTCTACACAAGAGCCAGTGCTGCTCCTTATTTCACCAGCCCACACAGCAGTTACATCACTTACCCTGTACCCGCATTAACCCATGATGCTTTCCGTTTCTGGTCGTAA